One region of Rana temporaria chromosome 11, aRanTem1.1, whole genome shotgun sequence genomic DNA includes:
- the CHST1 gene encoding carbohydrate sulfotransferase 1, which produces MQCSWKAVLLLALASIAIQYTAIRTFTTKSFHMCPVPNPSNCSLGQEPTDSPDRLCEDGQPVTSNISRKTHILILATTRSGSSFVGQLFNQHSDVFYLFEPLYHVQYTLIPKMTQSKSPAERRVMLGASRDLLRSLYDCDLYFMENYIKPQPVNHTTDRLFRRGASKALCSVPVCDALGPTDIYLEEGDCIKKCGSLNLTLAMESCKDHGHVAIKTVRVPEVNDLRALVEDPRLNLKVIQLVRDPRGILASRSETFRDTYRLWRIWRATGRRPYNLDSTQLTTVCEDFLNSVSTGFSRPPWLKGHYMLLRYEDLARNPMKKMEEIYDFVGIPLDTNVERWILNNTRGDQSSAKHKYGTVRNSAATAESWRLTLSYDIVEFTQNACRQVLSQLGYKTVGSSQDLRNLSYSLIEDRSFTPFL; this is translated from the coding sequence ATGCAATGTTCTTGGAAGGCTGTCCTCTTACTAGCGCTGGCCTCTATCGCTATCCAGTACACAGCCatccgaacctttacaaccaaatCCTTTCATATGTGTCCGGTTCCCAACCCGAGCAATTGTAGCCTGGGACAAGAACCCACAGACTCTCCTGATCGGTTATGTGAAGATGGCCAGCCAGTAACGTCTAACATCTCCAGGAAAACTCATATCCTCATCTTGGCCACCACCCGCAGTGGGTCCTCTTTTGTCGGTCAGCTGTTCAATCAACATTCGGATGTTTTCTACTTGTTTGAACCACTCTATCATGTTCAATACACGCTAATCCCCAAAATGACTCAGAGTAAGAGCCCTGCTGAAAGGAGAGTGATGCTGGGAGCTAGCAGGGACCTCCTAAGAAGCCTTTATGACTGTGACCTTTATTTTATGGAAAACTATATTAAGCCACAACCAGTAAACCACACCACAGATAGGCTCTTCCGAAGGGGTGCAAGTAAAGCGCTGTGCTCTGTCCCAGTTTGTGATGCCCTGGGCCCCACCGATATTTATCTAGAAGAAGGAGACTGTATTAAGAAGTGTGGGAGCCTGAATTTGACTCTAGCAATGGAGTCTTGTAAAGACCACGGTCATGTGGCTATAAAAACAGTTCGGGTTCCAGAAGTTAATGACTTAAGAGCCTTGGTAGAGGATCCCCGCCTTAATTTAAAAGTGATTCAGTTGGTGAGAGACCCACGAGGCATACTGGCCTCCCGTAGTGAGACCTTCAGAGACACTTACAGGCTATGGAGGATCTGGAGGGCTACTGGTCGAAGACCTTACAATTTAGACTCAACTCAGTTGACCACGGTTTGTGAGGACTTCTTGAACTCTGTATCCACTGGGTTTAGCAGGCCACCATGGCTAAAGGGGCACTACATGCTCTTGAGGTATGAAGACCTGGCTAGAAACCCtatgaagaagatggaggaaatcTATGATTTTGTGGGCATTCCTCTGGATACCAATGTGGAACGATGGATCTTGAACAATACTAGGGGTGACCAGTCTTCTGCCAAACACAAGTACGGCACAGTAAGAAACTCTGCAGCCACAGCTGAAAGCTGGAGGCTGACCTTGTCCTATGACATTGTAGAGTTCACCCAGAATGCCTGTCGACAAGTACTAAGCCAACTGGGCTACAAAACGGTGGGTTCGTCCCAGGACTTGAGGAACCTTTCCTACAGCCTCATTGAGGACAGATCTTTTACGCCTTTTTTGTAA